TAATAGCTATTGTCGGAAATTTTTAACCGAGTGTTCGCATGAACAGCAATTACTCTCCTTTAATTCCCGCAAGTATTCTGGTGGTTGACGATACGCCCAATAATGTGCGTTTGTTGTCGGCAATTTTAACAAAGCAAGGCTATCATGTTCGCAAAGCGCTTAACGGAGAACGCGCCCTTGCAACGGTGCAGGAGTTTCCGCCCGATTTAATTTTGCTCGATGTAATGATGCCGGAAATGAATGGCTATGAAGTTTGCCAAAAATTGAAAGCTTCTCCCAAAACTCGCGGCATCCCAGTAATTTTTTTGAGCGCCCTGGATGATGTTTCTGATAAGGTGAAAGCTTTTGATGTGGGTGGGGTTGATTATATCACAAAACCGTTTCACCATCACGAAGTTTTGGCGCGGGTTGCTAATCATTTAACCATTCAAAATCAACAAAAAATTTTGGAAGACCAAAGAAAACTATTAGAAGAGAAAAACCAACGCTTAGAAACAGAAATTACAGAGCGAAATCGCGTTGAGTTGGCTTTACGCGTCGCTCAAGAAAAATCGGAACGTTTGTTACTTAATATTTTCCCGGCCCGCATAGCAGAAAATTTGAAAAAAGGTGAAGGAACTTTAGCCGAAAGATTTGAATCGGCGACGGTTTTGTTTGCAGATTTAGTTAATTTTACGTCGCTGGCATCAAGAATTTCTCCTCTTGAGTTGGTGAGTTTACTCAATGATATTTTTTCTAATTTTGACAACCTCACAGAAAAGTACAATTTAGAGAAAATTAAAACGATAGGCGATGCTTATATGGTGGCGGGAGGATTGCCGGTACCCCAGGAAGATCATGCGGAGGCTATTGCAAATATGGCTTTAGATATCCAGCAATTTATTAACAATTTTAAAACAGATATTGGTGAGAATTTTGAAATCAGAATGGGCATTCATACGGGGCCGGTAGTGGCCGGTGTGATCGGTACAAAAAAGTTTATTTATGACTTGTGGGGAGATACGGTAAATCTTGCTTCTCGCATGGAATCTCAAGGTTTACCTGGGTTTATTCAAGTCACAGAGGCGATGCAAGAAAAATTAAAAGATAAGTATGTTTTTGAAGCACGAGGAATGCTTGATGTGAAAGGCAAAGGTGAGATGATGACCTATTGGTTAAAAGGGAAAAAATTATAAGGCTTTTAGGAGAAGGTGGGCATAGCCCACCCTACACATTCCTGTTACCCAGTCAGCGGCTAAAAGGGGAATATATGTTAAAACAATTCCACACCGGCCAGATTTTTCTCCATCTTAGCCCTCGCCGCTTCTCCACAAGTTTTAGGCGTCGGAAACATCTTCCCAGGATTAGCTAAACCCTTCGGATTAAAAACTTCTCGCACCCACTGCATCGTCTCTAAATCTGTCTCGCTGAACATATCTGGCATATAACATTTCTTATCCGCCCCAACGCCATGTTCGCCAGAAATACTCCCCCCAACTCTTACACAAAGTTTCAGAATTTCTCCCCCTAATTCTTCGACAACTTCTAAAGCACCCGGCACCGAATTATCATACAAAACCAACGGGTGTAAATTGCCATCACCCGCATGAAACACATTTGCAATGCGGTAGCCATATTTCTTACTTAACTCCTCCATCTCTTTCAAAACATACGCCATTTGTGTGCGCGGAATTACCCCATCTTGTACATAATAATCCGGGCTGAGATGACCGGCAGCCGCAAATGCTGCTTTACGTCCTTTCCACATTTTTAAACGGGTTTCTGGGTCATTGGCGCTAGTAATATTCCGCGCCCCATTCTTTAAACAAATCTCAGCCACCCGCTTTTTATTCGTCGCCACTTCTACTTCTAACCCATCCAATTCAACCAGCAAAATTGCTTCAGCATCTCGCGGATAACATCCAGTTGCTACCACATCTTCAACGGCATTAATGCTCAGGTTATCCATGATTTCCATTCCTCCAGGAATAATACCGGCAGCGATAATATCAGAAACGCTATTTCCCGCCGCTTCAATGTTCGTAAAATCTGCTAAGACCACACAAACTGATTCCGGGTATTTTAAAATTCTTAAAGTAATTTCTGTGGCAATTCCCAGCGTTCCTTCTGAACCCACAAAAAGGCCGGTTAAATCATACCCAGGCATCTCTGCTACCTCGCCACCCACATCAACAATCGAACCATCCGGCAAAACTAATTTTAACCCTAAAACGTGGTTGGTTGTAACTCCATATTTCAGGCAATGAACGCCTCCCGAATTTTCGGCAACGTTGCCACCAATTGAGCAAATAATTTGACTGGAAGGATCAGGGGCATAATAAAAACCGGCGCCGCTTACTGCTTGTGTTACCCAGTTATTTATCACCCCAGGCTGTACAACAACCCGCTGATTTTCTAAATCAATTTTTAGGATTTTTCGCATTAAGGCGGTGACAATTAAAACGCAGTTTTCCACCGGCAATGCACCCCCCGATAAGCCGGTGCCGGAGCCTCTGGCAACCCAAGGAATGTTATATTTATCGCAGATTTTTATAACTTCGGAAACTTGTTCTGTGGTGCGGGGTAAAACAACTAGGGCGGGACGTTGCCGGTAGCTGGTGAGTCCATCACATTCATAGGTTAGTAATTCTTCTTTGCGCTGCACAACGCCGGTTTTTCCCAGAGCGGCTTCAAATTCTTTGATAATGGGTTTCCAGTTAGTCTGTTGTTTATCTATGGCAATCATTTGTTACTCCCCGATAGAGGCGGCTAAAATATTTAAAGTTGGATGTGTTTTTTTATCCTAATACACTTTGACTTCTTCTGCCGATACTAGCTAGAAAATTTCTTTCCCTATGAGTCACCATAAAAATAAAAAAAATGGCTTATTCTCCTCCTCTTTCGTGAGTTTATGAATAGTGTCTTTGATGTTATTTCCCTTGTCGGCATCGTTGTCATGTTTATTGTGATTGTTCAGTCTTTATCTGCTTAGGCAGACAGGGTGCCGGTGCATTGAATGGCAAGGATTAGCGTTGATTTAGGAGTAGTCTAGGCGCTAGGCGTAGTGGTTAGGCCGGTAATTATAATAAATTTTTTAGGTTGAATTGCTCTCAATTCTTGGCAAACCTATCAAGCACGCTTAGCGTAAAAAAACCATTTAAAATATCCGATAAGTGAGGCTTATAAATCAAATTAAACATTTTTTGACCAAAAATCCCCAGTCACGAATCTCCACCACACAGTACGCAATTACCCACTCAATCGTACAATGAGAGTCTGGTAATCCGTCGATTCAGGAGAACAACGCTATGTCATTTGCAGTAGGCATGGTTGAGGTGAAAGGTCTTCCCCCAGCGCTTGCGGTGGCAGATGCGATGGTTAAAGCCGCCCGTGTTACGCTGGTGGGTTATGAAAAGGTGAGCGGCGCTCGTTATACGATCATTGTCCGGGGTAATGTCTCAGATGTGCAAACCTCTGTAGCGGCTGGAGTGCAAGCTGTCAAGGCAGTTAATACACAAGAAGACTTATTGCTCTCTTATCATTATATCCCCCGCCCCCATGAAAATATCGAATGCGTACTTCTGCCCAGTTTAACCTCAGAAACCGCTCAGTTTCGGGTTTTCTAAACCGTCGCACCTGAAAAATTTGTTTTTAAATTCTTGTCTTTTATGCTGTACTTTAATTGTTGAAAGTACAGCCTTTTTTTAAGCTTAGTTTGCCTAATTGGGCAGTTAGACGCGCAGATAAGTATCTTTACCTTTGTCGGGTAAAACTTTCAATTGTTGATTCCTTAAATCAGGTTCTAATCCCAAATCTTCCAAAGGAATTACCCCCACCAAAGGCTCCTCACCGCCAGCCAATTCCACACAATTATATACTCCCTCTCGACCAGCAATTGACAGTTTGACATTTTGGAACAAACGAAAGTTTCTGGTACCGACTGCTGTGTGGCCGATAATTTCACCGGCCTGGGTTAAACCTAATTGACTAACAATATCTGCCGGTAAACAAAGCCGACTGGCGCCGGTGTCTACCAAAACATTCTCTATCGTCAGGGAACGGATTTCATTGGCCCGAATAAATCCCCGTTCGGCTAAAATTTCATCAATCTGGTTTGTCACCGTGATAGTAGTTTTGACAATTCCCATTTTTCCCCTTGCTGTAGATGTGATAAACTTTCCCTAACTTCTCATCTCCAAATAATTATAACAATTGTTTTGTAGAAATTTAAGCTAACATCCACTTAATAGTTTAGGGCTTATTTGTAAGCATCAAAAATAACTTTTTATACCCCAGCCTACCCACCGGCCACCAAAACTCCCTAAAAAATTTTCCCGCAGGGCTTGCCAAAGCTGGGGGGTTTTTGCTATATTCATAAATGTTTGCTGGTGTAACTCAGTTGGTAGAGTAGCTGATTTGTAATCAGCCTGTCATGGGTTCGAGTCCCTTCACCAGCTTTTAGCAGAAAATCTGAGTTACGCATAAAAGGGAAAAGCGCCTTTATGTCGTGGCGTAGAAAGCCATAAGCCATAGTCACACAAAAATGCTTAGGATAATAGATCAAGCGCGATTCGGGAAACCTTTATGACAGAAAGATTTGAACCTCCCGCCTTACCACCCTCTGTGCGGCGTGTTATACCGCAGTTTCGATTTTTTGGCTGGGCGAGTTTTTGGGTACAGTTAGTATTAGCCGTGATTGCCGGCCTGATTTTTATATTTGCCGGTTTTTCTGCCAGTGTGCGAGCGCCTGGTGGTGCTGCTGCTGGTAGTAGCGGAAGTGGACCCGGAATTTTATTTGCCGTTTTAGGGTTAATTGCATTAGGGGTAAGTATTTATTGGTCTTTTCGATATACTCGCCTGGCGTTGCAACTGCAATCAGCTAATCCCAACCTCCGACCAAAAAGAACCACCGCCGCAAATTTATTACGGCAAGGTTTAATGTTAAATTTGACAGGAATGGGGTTTAGTTTGGTTGGTGCAGAATCGATAGCCGGGATTTTGTTTGGCAAAATTTTATCACAACCGCAGGGTGGTTTTGTGGTGAGTGATCCTTCTGCTTACACGCGAATTATTCAGCCGGTGGATATTTTTGTTGTGTTAGGAAATACGCATATTACGTTTGCTCATTTTATCGGGATTGTCACTTCCTTATGGCTGATTAATTCAGTGAATAAAGATGAGGGGTGATTGGGGTTTGGGTATTTTGTGGTTGTAGTTGGGTAGGGGTGGGCTTCGGCGCAAGCGCTCAGCCGAGCGGTTAACTAAGATTTTTAGCAACTAGCAAATAACCTTGATAAACTGCTCCCACTCAGTCAAAATCTAATAAAATTTTACCCCTTTTTTTGTGACGAGAAAGGGGAATTTATTTATAAAGATTCTGATTGAATAAGGTTAATTAGATTAATGATTTACGATAATATAAGCCAATTACTAAAAGTAATATGCACACAACATTTTTCTAAAAAAATGCCCTCTTTTAGGGTATAATTTTTGATAGTTTCTCTAAACCGCTTGTCTACAAGCCTGTCCTAATTTGCAAGTCAGTTAATTAGGGATAGGTATTCGTAAAAAACACACTAGCGGTAATAAAATGTGTCAAACTTCTTATCTATTAAACTTATGCTGGTCAACGAGGATAATCCTGTATCGGTATCCCTGAGCGCAGATAAACCAACAATCGCAAAAAAAGTTACACCACATACAGATTTAAAAAAACTAAATCTGAACTGGAGTGAGAAAGATTTGCCGGAAAAAGAACGGACAAAGCACGTTCACAGGCTACACCCCTACCTCGGTAAATATATACCCCAATTAGTAGAAGTTTTTTTAAGAAAATACTTCTCTCCTGGCCAATTAGTGATTGATCCTTTTGTTGGATCGGGTACAACTTTAGTGCAGGCGAATGAGTTGGGAATTAATTCAATTGGCTATGATGTATCTGCTTTTAATATCATGCTTTCTCAAGTCAAAACAGATGAGTATGATATCAAGCAAGTTCGTCAAGAAGTTACGGACATCCTAGAAAAAACAAAAGCGGCTACTCAAACAGAGAGTTATCAACTGAGTTTGTGGGATATCAACCCTAATATTCAGCCATTATGTGAAACAGATAACCAATATCTGCAAGAATGGTTCGCCCCTCAATCTCTTAAAGAGTTGCTTACCTACTGCCAGTTAATTAGCAGACACGGTTATAGGTATCAAAATTTGCTTAAGATTATCCTTTCTCGCTCAGCACGGTCGGCTCGTTTAACGAAACATTATGATTTAGATTTTCCTAAAAAGCCACAAACCGAACCATACTGGTGTTATAAGCATTCTAAAAATTGTCAACCCACTACCGAAGCATTCAAGTTTTTAAATCAGTACAGTATTGATACTGTTAAAAGGCTAGAAGAATTTGCAGCGGTTCGTACAAAAGCTACTGTTAAAGTATTCCATGCTGATAGTCGAAAAACAGTTTTTCCATCGATTGATGGAATGATTACAAGCCCCCCCTATGTTGGCTTAATAGACTACCACCAACAACACGCTTATGCCTATCATTTGGTTGGTTTAGAAGATAAAAGACATGAAGAGATTGGTGCTGCTGCTAATGGTTGTAGCCAAAAAGCCAAGCGCCAATACCAACAAGATATTGCTCAAGTATTCAGCCGCGTAATTGAAGCGATGCCAAGCGGTTCTCCGCTCATAGTAGTAGCCGGGGATAAAGATAATCTATATCCTGAAATCGCTAACATTATTGGGGTTGAAGTAGAAAGCATTATTCAACGGCACGTTAACCGCAGAACAGGAAGACGATCTAGTGATTTTTACGAATCTATTTTTATATGGCGAAAACGCTAAAGGAGGCATTTATGTCAGCTATTAGCTATAGGACACGCGCCTCTATAAAAGCCTATTTAGAGGTTTTTATCGAAAACCTTGTTGAGAAATATAGAAAGCGAAATTTACCTTCTGTTGATGGTTCCACACCCTATTTAAAACAAAAATCATCAAAAGGACGGCTAAAACCGTTCCATGCTGCTATTATTTCACCCGAAATGCTGCGTCTAAATGAATTTGAACGCGGTTTTAGCACCAGCTTGGGAACAACATTTGAGGAGTGTGCGAAACTTATTGCTTTTGAACATCACAGGGAAGCTCATCGTAGTTATGATATTACAGGTGAAGTTAGCCAAGCAGCTATTAATGAAATTGAACGCCAAATAGCAATTTTTGAAATTTCCTCAAAGAGCCAACGTCAAAAACCCTCGTTAGAAGAAATGATTCAAAGTGTTTTCAACGCGAGGAAAGATGATGATTTAGTAACTCGAACATCTCGCGCTGATCTGTACATCCTGACCAAAGAAGGAAAACATCTTTTTTTTGAGATAAAATCTCCTCAACCCAATAAAGGGCAATGCTTTGAAGTAACTCAACGGCTTTTGAGATTTCATCTGTTATCTGCTAAAAATTATCCTAGGGTAGAAGCATATTATGCAATGGCTTATAATAATTTCGGCCCCAATCGTTCTGATTACAAAAATTCTCTGGTTAAAACTTACACCCCATTTGATGACTCGGTAATCATTGGACAGGAATTTTGGCATATTGTAGGAGGGGAAACAGCTTATGAAGAACTCTTAGAAATTTACGAAGAAGTTGGGCGGGAAAAGAGCAAGTATATAATTGATGCTCTTGCCTTTGGATTCTAAAAACAGCCGCATCGCCCTATACTATCTAAAAAAATTGAAACTAAAAACCATCCCCAACACCCAAAAGCCACCGGCACCCCACCGGCGGCTTTATTCCCCCAACCAAAAATTACCTCACCGGCTGCAATCTCACATCCCTGCCAATAGGCGGCGCCGCAGCAGCACCAAAATTTACCCGGCACCCAATATTAAACACACTTGCACTACACTCCAAAGGCACCACCTGCTCATTCAAAAGCGCCGTACAACTCACATACTTATCCCCATTCGTATCCTTAATCATGCACTCAATTGGCTTCGCACCCGAACGCGAAGCCCAACTTTTCATCCCCCACTCTGCAACATTATGCTGCCAAAAAAACGTCACCAAAAATAACGACGCAATCGCACCAACCACCACAGAAACACCCAAACCAACCTTAAACTGCCAGCTACTAAACATATTTCCCAAACTCATTTTTACTGTATCCAACCACACAACAAAACTATTCACCTCCACCGGCTCAGGCGTAGTCGTCACCACCACCTTTTTCTCCACCGGCTCAGGCGTAGTCGTCACCACCACCTTTTTTTCCACCGGCTCAGGCGAATTCGTCGTCTCTTCTACATTTCCAGTCATAAAAACCTCCTTTTTCTCAACTTTTTAAAACAAAAGGCTGAAAACTTACCTTAAACCTCATTATATCAACCTCCCTCAAAACCAACCTACACCAACCGACAGAGACTCACCCTATCTACTCAAAAACCACCGTCTTATTCCCATAAACTAAAACCCGATTTTGCAAATGCAACCGCACCGCACGCGCCAAAACCACCCGCTCCAAATCCTTCCCCTTACGAATCAAATCCTCCGTATCATCCCGATGACTCACCCGCACAACATCCTGCTCAATAATTGGCCCAGCATCCAACTCAGCCGTCACATAATGCGCCGTCGCCCCAATAATTTTAACCCCCCTTTCATACGCCCGCTCATAGGGATTTGCCCCCGCAAAAGCCGGCAAAAATGAATGGTGAATATTAATCACCTGCGGAAAAACCCCCAAAAAATCATCCGTCAAAACCTGCATATACTTAGCCAAAACCACCAAATCAATCTTATACTCCCGCAACAAATCAAACTGCCTTTTTTCCGCCTCCTTTTTTGTTTCCTTCGTCACAGGAAGATGATAAAAATCAATTCCAAACTGCTCTGCTACATCCCTTAAATTCGGATGATTACTAATCATCAAAGGAACCTCCGCCAAAAACTCCTTAGCGCGCCAGCGCCAAAGCAAATCTAACAAACAATGATCCTGCCGGCTTACCCAAATTGCCATCCGTCGCACCGAATCAGAAAAATGTAACTCCCAGCGAGCATTTAACTTATTTGCAATCTCGCCAAACACCGGCCCAATTTCCTCACGCCTCAAATCAAACCCCTCCAATTGCCACTCAAGCCGGCTCAAAAACAAACCCGCCGCAAAATCCGTATGATGGTCAGCATGAATAATATTCCCCCCATGAGAAAAAATAAAATTTGCCAGCATCGCCACCAAACCCCGCTGATCGGGACAAGACACCAAAAGCGTCGCAGTTGGACTACTCATAAAACCTCAACAAAATAACAATTCCTCAATATTCTCCCCCACATCATCACCCACGCAACTAATCTTTAAAGCACCACCCAAACACTCACATATAACCCAAACACCACCCCTCATCCCCTTACAAACCTCTAACATCCCTCCCCAGTAATAGAAATAAAACCTACAGAAGGCAGTAAACTAACAAACATCCGTCCTAAACCAATCACCGTGAACAACAACTTAACCTTTGTTACAAAAATTATAATCGCCTCCCTCGCCCTATCCGCCGGCATAAAATATGCTGGCCCTCAGCTAAACATTCCCCCAACATCACTCAACGCCTCAATTGCCATATTTTTACCCAGCATCCTCCTAGCCATGATCTTCTTTTGGCGTTCATTCCAACAATCAGAACAGCAATAAACCGCAAAATAATCTTCCATCTTTTACCCTTTTTTCTTCAAACTAGGAGTTAAAAACGTGCAACTCGGTAAATGGATCGGCCTTTTAGCCCTTGTACTTTCTCTTTACATACTCTGGCAAATTCGTCAAGTATTATTATTAGTATTTGCCGCCGTTGTTTTAGCAACAGCCTTAAACCGGCTCGCCCGTAGATTACAAAAACTCGGCATCTGGCGCACCATAGCCGTACTCTTATCTGTACTCATTTTTGTTGGCATCCTCTTCATATTTTTTCTAATAATTGTCCCCCCCTTCATTGCCCAATATCAAGAACTAACCACAACCAAATTACCCCAAGTTGCAAAACTTCTCAATACCTGGCGCAATCAACTTAGAACCATAATCCCGCCGCAACTCAACCAATATCTGCCAGACATCAACACCCTTAACCAACAAATTTTACCAGACATCCAATCCTTAGCCACACGCCTACTTAATAGCTCCTTTGCCTTTTTCTCAAGTTCCTTGGGAGCCTTAATTAACTTCTTACTCGTCATCATTTTAACCATCATGCTCCTCGCACAACCAATCGCTTATAGAAAAGCTTTTGTGCGACTTTTTCCCTCATTTTACCGGCGCCGAATTGAAGGCATTTTAGACCGCTGCGAAGAAGCATTAGGCCGGTGGATAGTCGGCGCATTAATTAGCATGACAGTTGTAGGCTTATTAAGCGTTATAGGCTTATCAGTTCTGCACGTTCAACTCGCCCTTGCTCAAGGAGTATTAGCCGGCCTCCTCAACTTTATTCCTAACATTGGCCCCACTCTCAGCGTCGTTTTACCAATGGGAATCGCCCTTTTAGATGCTCCCTGGAAATCCTTAGCCGTACTTATTTTATACCTGGTCATCCAGCAATTTGAAAGCAACTTTCTTACCCCCTATGTCATGGCGCAACAAGTCGCCTTATTACCCGCCATCACCCTTTTATCACAAGTCTTTTTTGCCACATTTTTCGGCTTTTTAGGCTTTTTGCTTGCCCTACCCCTCACCGTCGTAGGACAAGTTTGGGTGCAAGAAATTTTGATCAAAGACGTACTCGATAAATGGCGACTATCCGCAGAAAAAGAAGCAGCCCTAGCCGCCGAACCTCTCGGCGACCAAGGATACGAAAGAGCCGATGAGCCGGTTTATGTTGATCAAACTCATCAAACTTCCCAAAAGTCAGAACAACAAAACAAAGAAAACCCCCCAACAGACAATGGGACCAAATACTTAGAGCCAGAAGACAAAGACTAACATTAAACCAGAGAATTCTGAGTAGCTAAATATTTATTCAGAATTCTCTAAAAAACTATTTATGATAAAATTTATAGTGATAAATATCCCATCTAAAATCAATGCGTACTATTGACGAAATTAACGAAAAAATTAATAACAAAAAAGCCGTAGTCTGGACCATTGAGGAACTAAAAAGCCGCGTCGCCGAAAATGGCATCTCCCAAACCGCCAAACAAGTTGATATCATCACCACCGGCACCTTTGAACCAATGGAAGCCTCTGGCGCCATGATTAATCTTGGCCACACTGATCCCCCGATTAAAATTCGCCGGTGTTGGTTAGATGGAGTGCCGGCCTACTCAGGTTTTGGCGCCGTAGATTTATATTTGGGAGCCAGCCAAATTAGCGAAAGCGCAGAAGCCGAAGAAAACCGCAGCGCCAGCCCCCAACCTTTGCGCGGCGGCGGGCACGTTATTGAAGATTTGATTGCCGGTAAACCCGTACACTTGAAAGCCACCGGCTTTGTTACCGACTGTTACCCCCGGTCGAGTTTTGAGACAACCATCAGCCGCGACCGCATCAACCAATTTTACTTATACAATCCCCGCAACTTATATCAAAACTTTATTGTAGGAGTCAACGGCGGCGACCGCACTTTATATACCTACTTAGGGCCGCTACAACCGCGTTTAGCCAATGCTGTTTACTCAAACACCGGCGCCCTTTCCCCCCTGCTAAATGACCCTGATTTGCGGCTTATAGGCATTGGTACGCGCATATTTTTAGGGGGGGGAATTGGTTACATTGCTTGGGAAGGTACACAACATTTTCCCTTACAAAAACGCCTTCCTAATCGTACTCCCATAGGGCCGGCGGCTACTGTTGCATTAATTGGCGATGCTAAACAAATGAATGCAAAATGGGTGAGGGGTTGTT
This genomic window from Ancylothrix sp. D3o contains:
- a CDS encoding carbon dioxide-concentrating mechanism protein CcmK, translated to MSFAVGMVEVKGLPPALAVADAMVKAARVTLVGYEKVSGARYTIIVRGNVSDVQTSVAAGVQAVKAVNTQEDLLLSYHYIPRPHENIECVLLPSLTSETAQFRVF
- a CDS encoding homocysteine biosynthesis protein, translating into MRTIDEINEKINNKKAVVWTIEELKSRVAENGISQTAKQVDIITTGTFEPMEASGAMINLGHTDPPIKIRRCWLDGVPAYSGFGAVDLYLGASQISESAEAEENRSASPQPLRGGGHVIEDLIAGKPVHLKATGFVTDCYPRSSFETTISRDRINQFYLYNPRNLYQNFIVGVNGGDRTLYTYLGPLQPRLANAVYSNTGALSPLLNDPDLRLIGIGTRIFLGGGIGYIAWEGTQHFPLQKRLPNRTPIGPAATVALIGDAKQMNAKWVRGCYFRNYGPSLMLGVGVALPVLGEEVVAACAVKDEELVAPVVDFSIPRRVRPTFGLVSYAQLKTGRIVIEGKSIRVAPLASIYLSRCVALELKEWIEEGKFTLSEPVAKLPTDRAFLPQDAWGGQMALE
- a CDS encoding TdeIII family type II restriction endonuclease; this encodes MSAISYRTRASIKAYLEVFIENLVEKYRKRNLPSVDGSTPYLKQKSSKGRLKPFHAAIISPEMLRLNEFERGFSTSLGTTFEECAKLIAFEHHREAHRSYDITGEVSQAAINEIERQIAIFEISSKSQRQKPSLEEMIQSVFNARKDDDLVTRTSRADLYILTKEGKHLFFEIKSPQPNKGQCFEVTQRLLRFHLLSAKNYPRVEAYYAMAYNNFGPNRSDYKNSLVKTYTPFDDSVIIGQEFWHIVGGETAYEELLEIYEEVGREKSKYIIDALAFGF
- a CDS encoding adenylate/guanylate cyclase domain-containing protein; translated protein: MNSNYSPLIPASILVVDDTPNNVRLLSAILTKQGYHVRKALNGERALATVQEFPPDLILLDVMMPEMNGYEVCQKLKASPKTRGIPVIFLSALDDVSDKVKAFDVGGVDYITKPFHHHEVLARVANHLTIQNQQKILEDQRKLLEEKNQRLETEITERNRVELALRVAQEKSERLLLNIFPARIAENLKKGEGTLAERFESATVLFADLVNFTSLASRISPLELVSLLNDIFSNFDNLTEKYNLEKIKTIGDAYMVAGGLPVPQEDHAEAIANMALDIQQFINNFKTDIGENFEIRMGIHTGPVVAGVIGTKKFIYDLWGDTVNLASRMESQGLPGFIQVTEAMQEKLKDKYVFEARGMLDVKGKGEMMTYWLKGKKL
- a CDS encoding aspartyl protease family protein, whose translation is MGIVKTTITVTNQIDEILAERGFIRANEIRSLTIENVLVDTGASRLCLPADIVSQLGLTQAGEIIGHTAVGTRNFRLFQNVKLSIAGREGVYNCVELAGGEEPLVGVIPLEDLGLEPDLRNQQLKVLPDKGKDTYLRV
- the purU gene encoding formyltetrahydrofolate deformylase, with product MSSPTATLLVSCPDQRGLVAMLANFIFSHGGNIIHADHHTDFAAGLFLSRLEWQLEGFDLRREEIGPVFGEIANKLNARWELHFSDSVRRMAIWVSRQDHCLLDLLWRWRAKEFLAEVPLMISNHPNLRDVAEQFGIDFYHLPVTKETKKEAEKRQFDLLREYKIDLVVLAKYMQVLTDDFLGVFPQVINIHHSFLPAFAGANPYERAYERGVKIIGATAHYVTAELDAGPIIEQDVVRVSHRDDTEDLIRKGKDLERVVLARAVRLHLQNRVLVYGNKTVVFE
- the glcD gene encoding glycolate oxidase subunit GlcD, which produces MIAIDKQQTNWKPIIKEFEAALGKTGVVQRKEELLTYECDGLTSYRQRPALVVLPRTTEQVSEVIKICDKYNIPWVARGSGTGLSGGALPVENCVLIVTALMRKILKIDLENQRVVVQPGVINNWVTQAVSGAGFYYAPDPSSQIICSIGGNVAENSGGVHCLKYGVTTNHVLGLKLVLPDGSIVDVGGEVAEMPGYDLTGLFVGSEGTLGIATEITLRILKYPESVCVVLADFTNIEAAGNSVSDIIAAGIIPGGMEIMDNLSINAVEDVVATGCYPRDAEAILLVELDGLEVEVATNKKRVAEICLKNGARNITSANDPETRLKMWKGRKAAFAAAGHLSPDYYVQDGVIPRTQMAYVLKEMEELSKKYGYRIANVFHAGDGNLHPLVLYDNSVPGALEVVEELGGEILKLCVRVGGSISGEHGVGADKKCYMPDMFSETDLETMQWVREVFNPKGLANPGKMFPTPKTCGEAARAKMEKNLAGVELF
- a CDS encoding site-specific DNA-methyltransferase, producing MLVNEDNPVSVSLSADKPTIAKKVTPHTDLKKLNLNWSEKDLPEKERTKHVHRLHPYLGKYIPQLVEVFLRKYFSPGQLVIDPFVGSGTTLVQANELGINSIGYDVSAFNIMLSQVKTDEYDIKQVRQEVTDILEKTKAATQTESYQLSLWDINPNIQPLCETDNQYLQEWFAPQSLKELLTYCQLISRHGYRYQNLLKIILSRSARSARLTKHYDLDFPKKPQTEPYWCYKHSKNCQPTTEAFKFLNQYSIDTVKRLEEFAAVRTKATVKVFHADSRKTVFPSIDGMITSPPYVGLIDYHQQHAYAYHLVGLEDKRHEEIGAAANGCSQKAKRQYQQDIAQVFSRVIEAMPSGSPLIVVAGDKDNLYPEIANIIGVEVESIIQRHVNRRTGRRSSDFYESIFIWRKR
- a CDS encoding AI-2E family transporter; the encoded protein is MQLGKWIGLLALVLSLYILWQIRQVLLLVFAAVVLATALNRLARRLQKLGIWRTIAVLLSVLIFVGILFIFFLIIVPPFIAQYQELTTTKLPQVAKLLNTWRNQLRTIIPPQLNQYLPDINTLNQQILPDIQSLATRLLNSSFAFFSSSLGALINFLLVIILTIMLLAQPIAYRKAFVRLFPSFYRRRIEGILDRCEEALGRWIVGALISMTVVGLLSVIGLSVLHVQLALAQGVLAGLLNFIPNIGPTLSVVLPMGIALLDAPWKSLAVLILYLVIQQFESNFLTPYVMAQQVALLPAITLLSQVFFATFFGFLGFLLALPLTVVGQVWVQEILIKDVLDKWRLSAEKEAALAAEPLGDQGYERADEPVYVDQTHQTSQKSEQQNKENPPTDNGTKYLEPEDKD
- a CDS encoding DUF3611 family protein, which translates into the protein MTERFEPPALPPSVRRVIPQFRFFGWASFWVQLVLAVIAGLIFIFAGFSASVRAPGGAAAGSSGSGPGILFAVLGLIALGVSIYWSFRYTRLALQLQSANPNLRPKRTTAANLLRQGLMLNLTGMGFSLVGAESIAGILFGKILSQPQGGFVVSDPSAYTRIIQPVDIFVVLGNTHITFAHFIGIVTSLWLINSVNKDEG